A genomic window from Fulvitalea axinellae includes:
- a CDS encoding FixH family protein — protein MNRLTNSQTAIKIFVLAFVSLLWSCSSDNEDPAPESPYKLIHSIVFPNKAVAFIHATEDYRTGYNKLVIELKDSGNKAYTEADGIMLSPVMTMNSGMKHGCPVYQPTSTTKTGTFEGAIVFQMPGMPDMGSWEMKVSLMKNGAVLRENTTPISVKNKMMDYKNQQEGKAVIVRRIDGKNYVFGYHLTNDEAKVGNNPLLITAHRMDGHFDFTPLTDLDVNISPFMPSMGHGAPEGTKPAHKGEGKYEGSVNFSMTGDWQIKLNVKENEDLLFDDEAFYLEFN, from the coding sequence ATGAATCGCTTAACAAACTCACAAACAGCGATAAAAATATTCGTACTCGCTTTCGTTTCCCTTCTATGGTCTTGCTCTTCCGACAATGAGGATCCCGCACCGGAAAGCCCTTATAAGCTAATCCACAGTATAGTTTTCCCAAATAAAGCGGTAGCTTTTATTCACGCTACAGAGGATTACCGAACCGGATACAACAAACTCGTCATCGAACTGAAAGACTCCGGAAACAAGGCTTACACCGAAGCCGACGGCATAATGTTGTCGCCTGTTATGACTATGAACTCCGGCATGAAACACGGATGTCCGGTGTACCAACCAACGTCCACCACCAAAACCGGAACATTCGAAGGCGCCATTGTCTTCCAGATGCCGGGAATGCCCGATATGGGCTCTTGGGAAATGAAAGTGAGCCTAATGAAAAATGGCGCCGTACTGCGCGAAAACACCACGCCTATTTCCGTCAAAAACAAGATGATGGATTACAAAAACCAACAGGAAGGCAAGGCCGTAATAGTAAGGCGAATAGACGGGAAGAATTACGTCTTCGGATATCACCTTACCAACGACGAAGCGAAAGTGGGCAACAACCCTCTATTGATTACCGCCCACCGCATGGACGGCCATTTCGATTTCACGCCACTCACCGATCTCGACGTAAACATCAGCCCGTTTATGCCTTCAATGGGACACGGCGCGCCGGAAGGCACCAAGCCCGCGCACAAAGGCGAAGGCAAATACGAAGGAAGCGTAAACTTCTCGATGACCGGAGACTGGCAAATCAAGCTGAACGTAAAGGAAAACGAAGACCTACTCTTCGATGACGAGGCTTTTTATCTGGAATTCAATTGA